From Streptomyces sp. CMB-StM0423, a single genomic window includes:
- a CDS encoding bifunctional riboflavin kinase/FAD synthetase, giving the protein MQRWRGLEDIPEGWGRSVVTIGSFDGVHRGHQLIIGRTVKRARELGVQSVVVTFDPHPMEVVRPGSHPPLLAAHHRRAELMADLGVDALLILPFTAEFSKLAPADFVVKVLVDKLHARVVVEGPNFRFGHKAAGDVAFLTSLGETYDYTVDVVDLQVSGAAGGGEPFSSTLARRLIAEGDVTGAAEVLGRPHRVEGVVVRGAQRGRELGFPTANLETLPHTAIPADGVYAGWLEAAGDRLPAAISVGTNPQFDGTERTVEAYALDRDDLDLYGLHVAVDFLAFVRGQERFETVEDLKDQMRRDVDACRELTAAR; this is encoded by the coding sequence GTGCAGCGCTGGCGTGGCTTGGAGGACATCCCCGAGGGGTGGGGGCGCAGCGTCGTCACCATCGGCTCGTTCGACGGCGTGCACCGCGGCCACCAGCTCATCATCGGCCGGACAGTGAAGCGGGCCCGGGAACTGGGCGTGCAGTCCGTCGTGGTGACCTTCGACCCGCACCCCATGGAGGTCGTCCGCCCCGGCAGCCACCCCCCGCTGCTGGCCGCGCACCACCGGCGGGCGGAGCTGATGGCGGACCTCGGCGTGGACGCGCTGCTGATCCTGCCGTTCACCGCGGAGTTCTCGAAGCTGGCGCCCGCGGACTTCGTGGTGAAGGTGCTGGTCGACAAGCTGCACGCGCGTGTGGTGGTGGAGGGCCCGAACTTCCGCTTCGGCCACAAGGCCGCCGGCGACGTCGCGTTCCTCACCTCCCTCGGCGAGACGTACGACTACACGGTGGACGTCGTCGACCTCCAGGTCAGCGGCGCCGCGGGCGGCGGCGAGCCGTTCTCCTCCACCCTCGCCCGGCGGCTGATCGCCGAGGGCGACGTCACCGGGGCGGCGGAGGTGCTGGGGCGGCCGCACCGCGTCGAGGGCGTCGTCGTACGCGGCGCGCAGCGCGGCCGCGAGCTGGGCTTCCCGACCGCCAACCTGGAGACCCTGCCGCACACCGCGATCCCCGCCGACGGGGTGTACGCGGGCTGGCTGGAGGCCGCGGGCGACCGGCTGCCCGCGGCGATCTCCGTCGGCACCAACCCGCAGTTCGACGGCACGGAGCGGACGGTGGAGGCGTACGCGCTCGACCGCGACGACCTCGACCTGTACGGGCTGCACGTGGCCGTCGACTTCCTCGCCTTCGTCCGCGGCCAGGAGCGCTTCGAGACCGTTGAGGACCTGAAGGACCAGATGCGCCGCGACGTCGACGCCTGCCGCGAGCTGACCGCGGCCCGCTGA
- a CDS encoding ABC transporter ATP-binding protein, with protein sequence MTLLDVRDLHVTYGTGAAAVPAVRGVDLSLAAGQKLGLAGESGCGKSTLALALLRLLPHSARLSGEILLDGEDVLTMSWGRLRAVRWAGASIVFQGAMHSLNAVHRIRDQIAEPILLHRLETSQSAARRRAEGLLEQVGLPAARGGAYPHELSGGQRQRVMIAMALACDPRLIVADEPTTALDVMIQAQILRLIERLVADQGISLLMISHDLAVLSDTCDRLAVMYAGRIVEEGPAQTVFTAAEHPYSGALAAAFPTVGRAADRRAPQGLPGDPPDPARLPPGCAFHPRCPVALETCATADPRLREAGPGRRAACVHVDSVKEAR encoded by the coding sequence GTGACGCTCCTCGACGTGCGCGACCTGCACGTGACGTACGGTACGGGCGCCGCCGCCGTCCCCGCGGTCCGCGGCGTGGACCTCAGCCTGGCCGCGGGGCAGAAGCTCGGCCTGGCGGGCGAATCGGGCTGCGGCAAGTCGACCCTGGCGCTGGCACTGCTGCGGCTGCTGCCGCACTCCGCGCGGCTGAGCGGGGAGATCCTGCTCGACGGCGAGGACGTGCTCACGATGTCGTGGGGGCGGCTGCGCGCGGTGCGCTGGGCGGGCGCGTCGATCGTCTTCCAGGGCGCGATGCACTCGCTCAACGCCGTCCACCGCATCCGCGACCAGATCGCCGAGCCGATCCTGCTGCACCGGCTGGAGACCTCCCAGAGCGCGGCCCGGCGGCGGGCGGAGGGGCTGCTGGAGCAGGTCGGGCTGCCGGCCGCCCGCGGCGGCGCGTACCCGCACGAGCTGTCCGGCGGCCAGCGGCAGCGGGTGATGATCGCGATGGCGCTGGCGTGCGACCCGCGGCTGATCGTCGCCGACGAGCCGACGACGGCGCTGGACGTGATGATCCAGGCGCAGATCCTGCGGCTCATCGAGCGGCTGGTCGCCGACCAGGGCATCAGCCTGCTGATGATCAGCCACGACCTGGCGGTGCTCTCCGACACCTGCGACCGGCTGGCGGTCATGTACGCGGGCCGGATCGTCGAGGAGGGCCCGGCGCAGACGGTGTTCACGGCGGCGGAGCACCCGTACAGCGGCGCGCTGGCGGCCGCGTTCCCGACCGTGGGCCGCGCCGCCGACCGCCGCGCCCCGCAGGGCCTGCCCGGCGATCCGCCGGACCCGGCCCGGCTTCCGCCGGGCTGCGCGTTCCACCCGCGCTGCCCGGTGGCGCTGGAGACCTGCGCGACGGCGGACCCGCGGCTGCGGGAGGCGGGCCCGGGGCGGCGGGCCGCGTGCGTACACGTGGACAGCGTCAAGGAGGCACGGTGA
- a CDS encoding ABC transporter ATP-binding protein, giving the protein MSGESAEKAKDAGAPGADGDVRAGAPAAPGKEPANGIAAGAGGPGLRKPGPAAVRGEDAPAAGPLLAADGLRVVFPGRHGAPPARAVDGVHLAIGPGEIVALVGESGCGKTTLARALLGLVRPTAGTVAFRGSPLAYGGRALKAYRRRVQLVLQDPSGSLNPRHTVYDAVAEGLRIHGHRGDERAAVASALARAGLRPPERFFLRYPHELSGGQRQRVVIAGALVLDPELIVADEPVASLDASVRGEILALLLRLRDQLGLSALVVTHDLGLAWNIADRVAVMYLGRIVEAGPVEEVLTAPRHPYTKALLSVLPESGTAPVVLTGEPPDPARIPGGCRFHARCQQLASGEAASAGVADACRGTDLPVLDGTRPGVACHLAGTAAAAPPA; this is encoded by the coding sequence GTGAGCGGGGAGTCGGCGGAGAAGGCAAAGGACGCGGGGGCGCCGGGGGCGGACGGGGACGTACGCGCGGGGGCGCCTGCGGCCCCGGGCAAGGAGCCGGCGAACGGGATCGCGGCCGGTGCCGGAGGCCCCGGGTTGCGCAAGCCCGGGCCCGCGGCCGTACGCGGCGAAGACGCCCCCGCCGCCGGGCCGCTGCTCGCCGCCGACGGGCTGCGGGTCGTCTTCCCCGGGCGGCACGGCGCACCCCCCGCGCGGGCCGTCGACGGCGTGCACCTCGCCATCGGCCCCGGCGAGATCGTCGCCCTCGTCGGCGAGTCGGGATGCGGCAAGACCACCCTGGCCCGCGCGCTCCTCGGCCTGGTCCGCCCCACCGCGGGCACGGTCGCGTTCCGCGGCTCCCCGCTGGCGTACGGCGGCCGGGCGCTCAAGGCGTACCGGCGGCGGGTGCAGCTCGTGCTCCAGGACCCCAGCGGCTCGCTCAACCCGCGGCACACCGTCTACGACGCCGTCGCCGAGGGCCTGCGCATCCACGGCCACCGCGGCGACGAACGCGCCGCCGTGGCCTCCGCGCTCGCCCGCGCCGGGCTGCGCCCGCCGGAGCGGTTCTTCCTGCGCTACCCGCACGAGCTGTCCGGCGGCCAGCGGCAGCGCGTCGTCATCGCCGGGGCCCTGGTGCTCGACCCGGAGCTGATCGTCGCCGACGAGCCGGTGGCCTCGCTCGACGCCTCGGTGCGCGGCGAGATCCTGGCGCTGCTGCTGCGGCTCCGCGACCAACTGGGGCTGTCCGCACTGGTCGTCACGCACGACCTGGGGCTGGCGTGGAACATCGCGGACCGGGTCGCGGTGATGTACCTGGGCCGGATCGTGGAGGCGGGCCCGGTGGAGGAGGTGCTGACGGCGCCGCGGCACCCGTACACGAAGGCCCTGCTGTCGGTGCTGCCGGAGTCGGGGACGGCGCCGGTGGTGCTGACGGGCGAGCCGCCGGACCCGGCGCGGATCCCGGGCGGCTGCCGGTTCCACGCGCGCTGCCAGCAGCTCGCCTCCGGCGAGGCGGCGTCGGCGGGCGTCGCGGACGCCTGCCGCGGCACGGACCTGCCGGTGCTGGACGGGACCCGGCCGGGGGTGGCGTGCCACCTGGCCGGGACGGCGGCGGCGGCCCCGCCGGCGTAG